A genomic segment from Deltaproteobacteria bacterium encodes:
- a CDS encoding acyl-CoA dehydrogenase: MQIYKLPVEDIRFILETFGYEALTELEGYEAYDLETTMAMIEESGRFVVNEFLPLNRTGDIEGVTYNPEDHSVTTPKGFKELYAKFVESGMIGICHPEEFGGGGAPNIIGVMLSEMAMSTNKSFAMASGLSNGLVEALLHHGTDEQKKYYLPKLVSGEWTGTMCLTEPQCGTDLGLMSTKAIPEGDHFLLTGQKIWITFGEHDLTDNILHLVLARLPDSPPGIKGISLFVVPKFLDNGDRNSVQCGGLEHKMGIHASPTCVIDMEDAHGWLVGEPHKGMRGMFTMMNHARLNVGLEGVSLGEIAYQTALEYAKDRRQSRALDKAKQDKDHTADNILVHPDVRRMLLNIKSTNEGMRALAYWVGIHLDHARNNTDEKIREDSSDLVALLTPVVKSFLTERGFYNISEAMQVCGGSGFTVEWSIEQYLRDLRIAMIYEGTNHIQALDLVGRKLPMGMGRLFKKFAGIITEHIQEHKDNDAMTEFLEPLKDASKKLTAVTMDLSAKAMQDPEVAGAIASNYLNLFAYTALAYVWSVSAAASLGREGSFYTTKVKTARYYFQNVLPEMNGLLGVIAAGKDHMMSFTPEELESR; the protein is encoded by the coding sequence ATGCAAATTTATAAGTTACCTGTTGAAGACATTCGATTCATTCTAGAAACATTTGGTTACGAAGCACTCACCGAGCTTGAAGGGTACGAAGCGTACGACCTCGAAACGACCATGGCTATGATCGAAGAGTCTGGCCGCTTCGTTGTAAACGAGTTCCTTCCTCTCAACCGCACGGGTGATATCGAAGGTGTAACGTACAACCCCGAAGATCACAGCGTCACAACGCCCAAGGGCTTTAAAGAGCTTTACGCCAAGTTCGTTGAAAGCGGAATGATTGGGATTTGTCATCCCGAGGAGTTCGGCGGCGGCGGAGCACCCAACATCATCGGTGTGATGTTAAGCGAAATGGCTATGTCTACAAACAAGAGCTTTGCCATGGCCTCGGGGCTCAGTAATGGCCTTGTAGAAGCCCTCTTGCACCACGGAACAGACGAGCAGAAAAAATACTATCTTCCTAAATTGGTATCGGGCGAATGGACAGGCACCATGTGTCTGACAGAGCCTCAGTGCGGAACCGACTTGGGCTTGATGAGCACCAAAGCCATTCCCGAAGGTGACCACTTTTTACTCACAGGTCAGAAAATTTGGATCACGTTTGGAGAGCATGACCTCACCGACAACATTCTCCACTTGGTCCTCGCGAGACTTCCTGACTCACCTCCTGGGATCAAAGGAATCAGCCTCTTCGTCGTGCCCAAATTCTTAGACAACGGTGACCGCAACTCAGTACAGTGCGGCGGTCTTGAACATAAGATGGGAATCCACGCATCACCAACCTGTGTCATCGACATGGAAGATGCACACGGCTGGCTTGTAGGGGAACCCCACAAGGGCATGCGCGGCATGTTTACGATGATGAACCATGCTCGCCTCAACGTAGGTCTCGAGGGTGTTTCTCTTGGTGAAATCGCCTATCAAACGGCGCTGGAATACGCCAAAGACCGGCGACAGAGTCGTGCGCTTGATAAAGCGAAACAAGACAAAGACCACACCGCTGACAATATTCTCGTTCACCCAGATGTTCGACGGATGCTTCTCAATATTAAGTCAACCAACGAAGGCATGCGTGCACTGGCTTACTGGGTGGGCATTCACCTCGACCACGCTCGTAACAATACCGATGAAAAAATTCGTGAAGACTCATCAGATCTGGTCGCTCTCCTTACTCCCGTGGTGAAGAGCTTTCTCACTGAACGTGGCTTCTACAACATCTCAGAAGCAATGCAGGTTTGCGGTGGTTCTGGGTTTACCGTGGAATGGTCCATTGAACAGTATCTACGTGATTTAAGAATCGCGATGATTTACGAGGGAACCAATCACATCCAGGCTCTTGACCTTGTGGGTCGTAAATTGCCTATGGGTATGGGCCGCCTCTTTAAGAAGTTCGCTGGAATCATCACCGAGCACATCCAAGAGCACAAAGACAACGATGCAATGACCGAATTCTTGGAGCCCTTAAAAGACGCTTCCAAGAAGCTCACTGCGGTTACCATGGATCTTTCAGCGAAGGCGATGCAAGATCCTGAAGTGGCTGGAGCAATTGCTTCCAACTACTTAAACCTCTTCGCCTACACAGCACTTGCTTATGTCTGGTCTGTGTCGGCCGCAGCATCACTTGGCCGCGAAGGAAGCTTCTACACAACCAAGGTTAAAACAGCGCGGTACTACTTCCAAAACGTTCTTCCAGAGATGAATGGACTTTTGGGCGTCATTGCTGCTGGTAAAGACCACATGATGTCGTTTACCCCGGAAGAGCTAGAGTCTCGCTGA
- the aceK gene encoding bifunctional isocitrate dehydrogenase kinase/phosphatase — protein MAFSGAKLSREAAPLAVASSVYAAFERYQEDFIQITLRARERFETRDYRGADQDATERLELYDIRAKRVAAELAGLLGENYTNNSLWVDAKESYCELIEIRYDVELAMTFYNSVTRRVHGTVGLDAGIEFYDSDFEINTAMPELPSHLRYPWQDSCENLVSAVLSFCSFQTPFADLDSISADVSKAVNQRLKEVGLLGYIRSLDFLTAVFYRDGGAYIIGRLSAEDECLPIVFCLRNRDDAIVLDAVLLDEDSVSILFSFAHSYFFVNAKHHRKMIEFLSTIMPLKRIDELYASIGHYKHAKTELHRNLRWHMARSSDRFEFTKGKKGMVMVVFTLPSYGVVFKVIRDSFLPPKKTDRQRVLDCYELVFKHDKVGRLVDAQEFVALEFRKDRFDPEVLEELCQTAASTVSVKGESVFIKHLYTERRVVPLDVYVTTADEESSRLAILDYGMALKELAAANLFPGDLFLKNFGVTRHGRVVFYDYDELCVLSDCNFRVMPKPRYDFEEMEAETWFAVAENDIFPEEFRSFVGIPGTCMGEFEETHGDIFTPGFWRDMQEVHARGEFIEIFPYQKDRQRKY, from the coding sequence ATGGCTTTTTCAGGAGCAAAACTGTCGCGTGAAGCCGCACCTCTGGCTGTGGCGAGTTCGGTTTATGCCGCGTTTGAACGCTATCAAGAGGATTTCATCCAGATTACGCTTCGGGCACGAGAACGATTCGAGACGCGTGACTACCGAGGAGCCGACCAAGACGCGACAGAGCGATTGGAGCTTTATGATATTCGCGCCAAGCGTGTAGCTGCAGAATTGGCAGGCCTTTTGGGAGAGAACTACACAAACAATTCGCTTTGGGTGGATGCCAAGGAGAGCTACTGCGAATTGATTGAAATTCGCTATGACGTTGAACTCGCCATGACTTTCTATAATTCGGTGACTCGCCGAGTGCATGGGACCGTCGGGTTGGATGCCGGCATTGAATTTTATGATTCCGATTTTGAGATTAATACCGCGATGCCCGAATTGCCGTCTCATCTGCGTTACCCATGGCAGGACTCCTGTGAGAACCTGGTTTCTGCAGTTTTGAGTTTTTGTAGCTTCCAAACTCCTTTCGCAGATTTGGATAGCATTTCCGCTGACGTATCTAAGGCGGTCAATCAACGTCTCAAGGAGGTCGGCCTTTTGGGTTACATTCGTTCCCTTGATTTCCTGACGGCTGTTTTTTACCGCGATGGCGGTGCCTACATCATTGGCCGGCTTAGCGCAGAAGATGAATGCCTACCCATCGTTTTTTGTTTGAGAAATAGAGATGATGCCATTGTTCTGGATGCGGTCTTGCTTGATGAAGACTCCGTCAGCATCTTATTTAGTTTTGCGCACTCCTATTTCTTCGTGAATGCAAAGCATCACCGAAAGATGATTGAATTTCTCAGCACGATTATGCCACTTAAACGCATTGATGAACTTTATGCGTCCATCGGCCACTACAAGCACGCAAAGACTGAGCTGCACCGCAATTTACGTTGGCACATGGCTCGTTCAAGTGACCGCTTTGAATTTACCAAAGGTAAAAAAGGGATGGTGATGGTGGTTTTCACTTTGCCCTCCTATGGTGTCGTGTTCAAAGTGATTAGAGACTCCTTCCTGCCTCCTAAGAAAACGGACCGTCAACGGGTTCTTGATTGTTACGAGTTAGTTTTTAAGCACGACAAAGTCGGGCGCTTAGTTGATGCTCAAGAGTTTGTAGCGCTGGAATTTCGCAAAGACCGTTTTGACCCCGAAGTCTTAGAGGAGTTGTGCCAAACAGCTGCCAGTACGGTAAGTGTGAAAGGGGAGAGTGTCTTCATTAAGCACCTCTACACGGAGCGCCGTGTTGTTCCTCTGGATGTATATGTGACTACCGCCGACGAAGAGTCCAGCCGGCTGGCGATTTTAGACTATGGCATGGCGCTGAAGGAGCTTGCGGCGGCCAACTTGTTTCCGGGTGACCTTTTCCTAAAGAACTTCGGAGTCACCAGGCATGGTCGTGTGGTCTTCTATGACTACGATGAGCTGTGTGTGCTTAGCGATTGTAATTTTCGAGTCATGCCAAAACCTCGTTATGACTTTGAAGAGATGGAAGCCGAGACTTGGTTTGCTGTGGCCGAGAACGATATCTTCCCGGAAGAGTTTCGCTCATTTGTTGGCATCCCGGGAACTTGTATGGGCGAGTTTGAAGAGACGCATGGCGACATTTTTACGCCAGGGTTTTGGAGAGATATGCAGGAGGTGCATGCGCGTGGTGAATTTATCGAAATCTTCCCTTACCAAAAAGACCGTCAACGTAAATATTAG